In Isoptericola jiangsuensis, the following proteins share a genomic window:
- a CDS encoding potassium channel family protein, protein MRVVIAGAGSVGRSIAAELLANDHEVVLVDKNPSAMRVSQVPDADWLLADACETTSLAGADVGSADVVVGATGDDKVNLVFSLLAKTEFAVPRTVARVNNPRNEWMFDESWGVDVAVSTPRIMTAMVEEAVAVGDLVRIFTFHQSGADIFEVTLPTESPLVGLRVSDVRWPADTVLACVVRGTRPFAPTGDDALEVGDELMLVTGREADTAALQQLVVEGPELG, encoded by the coding sequence ATGCGGGTCGTCATCGCGGGCGCCGGCTCGGTGGGCCGGTCGATCGCCGCCGAGCTGCTGGCCAACGACCACGAGGTCGTGCTGGTGGACAAGAACCCGTCGGCGATGCGCGTGTCGCAGGTCCCGGACGCCGACTGGCTGCTGGCGGACGCGTGCGAGACGACGTCGCTGGCGGGCGCGGACGTCGGGTCGGCGGACGTCGTCGTGGGAGCCACCGGCGACGACAAGGTCAACCTGGTGTTCTCGCTGCTGGCCAAGACGGAGTTCGCGGTGCCCCGCACGGTGGCACGCGTCAACAACCCCCGCAACGAGTGGATGTTCGACGAGTCCTGGGGCGTCGACGTCGCGGTGTCGACGCCGCGCATCATGACGGCGATGGTCGAGGAGGCCGTGGCCGTCGGCGACCTGGTGCGGATCTTCACGTTCCACCAGTCGGGGGCCGACATCTTCGAGGTGACGCTGCCGACGGAGTCGCCGCTGGTGGGGCTGCGCGTCAGCGACGTGCGCTGGCCGGCCGACACGGTGCTGGCGTGCGTGGTGCGCGGCACCCGCCCGTTCGCGCCGACGGGCGACGACGCGCTGGAGGTGGGCGACGAGCTGATGCTGGTCACGGGCCGGGAGGCCGACACCGCGGCGCTGCAGCAGCTCGTCGTGGAGGGTCCCGAGCTGGGCTGA
- a CDS encoding DUF3159 domain-containing protein codes for MSTPPPQPSSGTPEVSDTAKVTAKAARGVRAVVGDEFSFGSAVGGVRGMVEAILPGLVFVVVFVVTQDLTWSLVSSSAAALVAVVARLVQRTPVTQALGGVLGIAVGVFWAWRTGDAEDFYAVGLWTNAAYLVAFLVSIALRWPLVGLFVEAIRSGFAEQAVQKAAEADRPDDERGTAGATEPSPWAALVAWRQDRDLVRRYTLASWFWVGLFGIRLAVKVPLYLAGDVGWLGTAHLALGIPLWGLVLWLTWVVVRGAPRPAAAPA; via the coding sequence GTGAGCACGCCCCCGCCCCAGCCGTCGTCCGGCACCCCCGAGGTGTCCGACACCGCCAAGGTCACCGCGAAGGCGGCCCGCGGCGTCCGCGCCGTCGTCGGGGACGAGTTCTCGTTCGGCTCCGCCGTCGGCGGGGTCCGCGGCATGGTCGAGGCGATCCTGCCCGGCCTGGTGTTCGTCGTCGTGTTCGTCGTGACGCAGGACCTCACCTGGTCGCTGGTGTCGTCCAGCGCCGCGGCGCTGGTCGCGGTGGTGGCGCGGCTCGTGCAGCGCACCCCCGTCACCCAGGCCCTCGGTGGCGTCCTCGGGATCGCGGTCGGCGTGTTCTGGGCCTGGCGCACCGGTGACGCGGAGGACTTCTACGCCGTCGGGCTGTGGACCAACGCCGCCTACCTCGTCGCGTTCCTCGTCTCGATCGCCCTGCGCTGGCCGCTGGTCGGGCTGTTCGTCGAGGCGATCCGCTCCGGGTTCGCCGAGCAGGCCGTCCAGAAGGCCGCCGAGGCCGACCGGCCCGACGACGAGCGGGGCACGGCCGGGGCCACCGAGCCGAGCCCGTGGGCAGCGCTCGTGGCGTGGCGCCAGGACCGCGACCTCGTGCGCCGGTACACGCTGGCCAGCTGGTTCTGGGTCGGCCTGTTCGGCATCCGGCTGGCCGTCAAGGTGCCGCTCTACCTCGCCGGTGACGTCGGCTGGCTCGGCACGGCCCACCTGGCGCTCGGCATCCCGCTGTGGGGCCTCGTGCTCTGGCTCACCTGGGTCGTCGTGCGCGGCGCACCACGGCCCGCCGCCGCACCCGCCTGA
- a CDS encoding OB-fold nucleic acid binding domain-containing protein produces MSLRTLVRSALASTDDVAADDERHAAAEVVGCTPVSDAAPRCRVSVSGVLRSVVLHPRGEVPTVEAELFDGTGSLDLVWLGRREIAGIEPGRRLRVDGMVTLRDGRRTLYNPRYELRAWAGE; encoded by the coding sequence ATGTCGCTGCGCACCCTGGTCCGGTCGGCCCTCGCCTCCACCGACGACGTCGCCGCCGACGACGAGCGGCACGCCGCCGCGGAGGTCGTCGGCTGCACCCCCGTCTCCGACGCCGCGCCGCGCTGCCGCGTGTCCGTGTCGGGCGTCCTGCGTTCCGTCGTGCTGCACCCGCGCGGCGAGGTCCCCACGGTCGAGGCCGAGCTGTTCGACGGCACCGGCTCCCTCGACCTCGTGTGGCTCGGCCGCCGCGAGATCGCGGGCATCGAGCCGGGCCGCCGCCTGCGGGTCGACGGCATGGTGACGCTCCGCGACGGCCGCCGCACGCTGTACAACCCCCGCTACGAGCTGCGCGCCTGGGCGGGCGAGTGA